A stretch of the Janthinobacterium sp. B9-8 genome encodes the following:
- a CDS encoding carbohydrate ABC transporter permease, with the protein MKKIKAGGLIVQLTLLCYTLLALFPIALILINSVKTRAGIFDDPLALPNAETFSLIGFHKVLAKSDFLLYFGNSLTVTLISLTLILLFGAMAAWALSEYKFRGNRLLALFLAIGIMVPIRLGTVSILELIVKLDLINTLTALVLVYTAQGLPLAVMILSEFIAQVPKELKEAARCDGVGEFKIFFQIILPLIRPAVATVAVFTMIPVWNDLWFPLILAPDDSTKTVTLGVQQFIGQYVTDWNAVLASLSLAVIPVLIMYVIFSRQLIRGLTSGAVK; encoded by the coding sequence ATGAAAAAAATCAAAGCGGGTGGCTTAATCGTGCAGCTCACGCTGCTCTGCTACACCTTACTGGCCCTGTTTCCGATTGCGCTAATTTTAATTAACTCAGTCAAAACCCGCGCAGGGATTTTTGATGATCCGCTGGCGCTGCCCAATGCCGAAACCTTTTCGCTGATTGGCTTTCACAAAGTTTTGGCTAAGTCTGATTTTCTGCTTTATTTTGGCAACAGCCTGACTGTAACTCTGATTTCGCTAACGCTAATTTTACTATTTGGCGCGATGGCCGCCTGGGCCTTATCCGAATATAAATTTCGCGGCAATCGCCTGCTGGCACTGTTTTTAGCCATCGGCATTATGGTGCCGATCCGCCTTGGCACGGTGTCGATTCTGGAGCTGATCGTTAAGCTGGATTTAATCAACACCCTCACCGCACTGGTGCTGGTTTACACCGCCCAAGGCTTGCCGCTGGCAGTGATGATTCTCAGCGAATTTATTGCCCAAGTACCCAAGGAGCTGAAAGAAGCGGCGCGATGTGATGGCGTAGGCGAATTTAAAATATTCTTCCAAATTATCCTGCCACTTATCCGCCCTGCCGTGGCTACCGTGGCGGTATTCACCATGATTCCGGTTTGGAATGATCTGTGGTTCCCGCTAATTTTAGCGCCAGACGATTCCACCAAAACGGTCACGCTCGGTGTGCAACAGTTTATTGGCCAATACGTTACCGACTGGAACGCCGTACTGGCGTCCCTCAGCCTAGCCGTGATTCCGGTGCTGATTATGTATGTGATTTTCTCAAGGCAGTTGATACGCGGCCTAACCTCCGGCGCGGTTAAATAA
- a CDS encoding carbohydrate ABC transporter permease, producing MQRKVPWHILVFLAPALLIYSVFSALPLLDTLRLSFFTTSESGHQTFTSLANYHTILFDPDWSHAFWNAMWNNCKFFVLHLLIQNPIGLLLATLLSLKSLKGAKTYRTLIFLPTLLSVVIIGFIWQLILSPLWGVGEKIMGFAGLADYFAPFLGDEGSALITLAMISVWQFVGIPMMLIYAALLAVPEDIVEAAHAEGASSLRIFWEIKLPLILPTLGLVTILTFVGNFNAFDLIYSVKGAIAGPNYSTDILGTLFYRTFFGYQSQIGSPTMGAAVATMMFLVILSGVGAYFFFIQRKLQRFEL from the coding sequence ATGCAGCGCAAAGTTCCTTGGCATATTCTGGTGTTTCTTGCCCCAGCTCTGCTGATCTATTCCGTATTTAGCGCCCTACCCCTGCTCGATACTTTACGACTGAGCTTTTTCACCACCAGTGAAAGCGGTCATCAAACATTTACTAGCCTCGCCAATTACCACACTATTTTATTTGATCCAGATTGGTCACATGCGTTTTGGAATGCGATGTGGAACAACTGTAAATTCTTTGTTCTGCATTTATTAATTCAAAATCCAATCGGCTTATTACTTGCAACCTTGCTCAGCCTGAAAAGCTTAAAAGGCGCCAAAACCTATCGCACGCTGATTTTCCTACCCACCCTGCTCTCGGTGGTGATTATTGGATTTATCTGGCAGCTGATTCTTTCTCCGCTCTGGGGCGTGGGTGAAAAAATAATGGGCTTTGCAGGCTTGGCCGATTACTTTGCACCGTTTTTAGGTGATGAAGGCTCGGCACTGATTACGCTGGCGATGATCTCGGTCTGGCAATTTGTCGGCATCCCGATGATGCTGATTTACGCCGCGCTATTGGCCGTGCCTGAAGATATCGTCGAAGCTGCCCATGCGGAAGGCGCAAGCAGCCTGCGTATTTTCTGGGAAATCAAATTGCCGCTCATTCTGCCCACACTGGGGCTTGTCACCATCCTGACTTTTGTTGGCAACTTCAATGCTTTTGATTTGATTTACTCGGTGAAAGGCGCGATTGCTGGGCCCAACTACAGCACGGATATCTTAGGGACACTGTTTTACCGCACTTTCTTTGGCTACCAAAGCCAGATCGGCAGCCCCACCATGGGCGCGGCAGTCGCCACCATGATGTTCCTGGTGATTTTAAGCGGCGTGGGTGCTTACTTCTTCTTTATCCAACGCAAGTTGCAGCGGTTTGAGCTGTAA
- a CDS encoding ABC transporter substrate-binding protein — translation MSTLARSAILAALLAAGTAQAGTLTIESWRVDDKALWEEVLLPAFNKKNPSIQIKFAPTTPTEYDSSLTARLAGGTAGDLITCRPFDVSLANYKKGSLEKLDGKAGMENFPASAKVAWQTDDGKDAFCMPMASVIHGFFYNKKIFKELGLNPPKTADEFLKVSEAIKKGGKYTPIALGTADQWEANQIVFTSVGAPYWKGEAGRKALISGKAKFTDPQFVAAWDAMSKWAPYLSKGASAQTYADSQNLFAMGKAAIYPTGSWDIAYFNKEASFEFGAFPPPVPKAGDKCEISDHTDIGMGVNSKSKNKEDAYKFLAWLSSQEFADLYTNKVTGFFSLSNHLITVKDPVAKQMLEWRKSCGSTIRLNAQILNRGEPSMENQLWNVNSQVLNGKLAPKDAAAQVQAGFAKWYKPQQK, via the coding sequence ATGAGTACACTTGCACGAAGCGCCATCTTGGCCGCCTTACTCGCAGCCGGTACAGCACAGGCTGGCACACTGACCATCGAATCATGGCGCGTTGATGATAAAGCGCTATGGGAAGAAGTGCTATTACCTGCATTCAATAAAAAGAACCCTAGCATTCAGATTAAATTTGCTCCGACTACCCCTACAGAATATGACTCTAGCCTGACTGCGCGTCTCGCTGGTGGCACAGCGGGTGATCTGATTACTTGTCGCCCATTTGACGTATCTCTTGCCAATTATAAGAAAGGCAGCTTAGAAAAACTTGATGGCAAAGCAGGCATGGAAAACTTCCCAGCGTCCGCCAAAGTGGCATGGCAAACAGATGATGGCAAAGATGCTTTCTGTATGCCTATGGCTTCTGTGATTCACGGCTTTTTCTACAACAAAAAAATCTTTAAAGAATTAGGTCTAAATCCACCTAAGACGGCTGATGAATTTCTAAAAGTCAGCGAAGCCATCAAAAAAGGCGGCAAATACACGCCTATCGCTCTGGGCACTGCGGATCAATGGGAAGCCAATCAAATTGTTTTCACTAGCGTTGGTGCTCCTTACTGGAAAGGCGAGGCTGGCCGTAAAGCCTTGATTTCAGGCAAAGCCAAATTCACCGATCCACAATTTGTGGCCGCTTGGGATGCCATGAGCAAATGGGCACCTTATTTATCTAAAGGCGCTTCTGCTCAAACCTATGCAGACAGCCAGAATCTATTTGCCATGGGTAAAGCCGCCATCTACCCAACCGGCTCTTGGGATATTGCCTATTTCAATAAAGAAGCCAGCTTTGAATTTGGCGCATTCCCACCACCCGTTCCAAAAGCAGGCGATAAGTGTGAGATTTCTGATCACACCGACATCGGTATGGGCGTGAACAGCAAATCCAAAAACAAAGAAGACGCTTATAAATTCCTAGCTTGGCTTTCTTCCCAGGAATTTGCGGACCTTTACACTAATAAAGTAACCGGCTTCTTTAGCCTGTCTAACCACCTGATCACCGTTAAAGATCCAGTGGCAAAACAAATGCTGGAATGGCGTAAAAGCTGTGGCTCAACCATCCGCCTGAACGCGCAAATCTTAAACCGTGGCGAGCCTTCGATGGAAAACCAGCTGTGGAATGTAAACAGCCAAGTATTGAACGGCAAGCTAGCCCCCAAAGATGCAGCCGCTCAAGTACAAGCTGGCTTTGCTAAATGGTACAAACCGCAGCAAAAGTAA
- a CDS encoding ABC transporter substrate-binding protein produces the protein MLIAFNKAMLCALLMLMAASAQAESLEVLHWWTSASERRAADFLVERLEKEGLAWKDAAIPGGSGLGAMKVLKSRVLLDKAPQAAQLIGPAIAEWGDLGLLLELDGVAKQAKWGSSILPTPYASVRLRGHVIAAPLGVHRINTLFYNQKIFKRLGLLPPQNWPEFERAADKIKRAGFIPLAQSGEPWQLATLFESLVLSEGGPAYYRDLFVRRRANAFFDPRLARALERLRALRRYMPDPVAEKSWTQTAKMLAKDEAAMMMMGDWVKGELNAWGLVTDVAFGCVAVPGTTDMHLYSIDTLVMFAGNYSRQEAQEKLAQLIVSASVQAGYNRIKGSVPVRRDADIRLMDSCSRSSWQTFVKGGMVQAPSLTHRMASDEALKDAIVAQVHRYFTDTQMPTSEAQRRMAGIVRALGAGEKDI, from the coding sequence TTGCTGATTGCATTCAACAAAGCGATGTTATGTGCACTTTTGATGCTGATGGCTGCGTCTGCGCAGGCCGAAAGCCTGGAAGTGCTGCACTGGTGGACTTCTGCATCAGAGCGTCGTGCTGCTGATTTTTTGGTAGAGCGCTTAGAAAAAGAAGGCTTGGCCTGGAAAGATGCGGCGATTCCTGGCGGATCTGGTTTGGGGGCGATGAAGGTGCTTAAAAGCCGCGTTTTATTAGATAAAGCGCCGCAAGCCGCTCAGCTTATTGGCCCTGCTATTGCCGAGTGGGGTGATTTGGGTTTGCTCTTAGAGCTAGATGGTGTGGCTAAACAAGCCAAATGGGGATCTTCGATCTTGCCCACGCCCTATGCGTCGGTTCGGCTACGTGGCCATGTGATCGCTGCGCCACTAGGCGTGCATCGCATCAATACCTTGTTTTATAACCAGAAGATATTCAAGCGACTGGGGCTTTTGCCGCCGCAAAACTGGCCTGAGTTTGAGCGGGCAGCGGATAAAATAAAACGTGCTGGCTTTATCCCGCTCGCGCAAAGCGGCGAGCCTTGGCAGCTGGCTACCCTGTTTGAAAGCTTGGTGCTGAGTGAAGGGGGCCCTGCCTATTATCGTGATCTGTTTGTGCGTCGCCGTGCCAATGCTTTTTTTGATCCGCGCCTCGCCCGTGCCTTAGAGCGGCTACGCGCTTTGCGCCGTTATATGCCTGATCCTGTGGCTGAGAAATCCTGGACACAGACCGCTAAAATGCTGGCAAAAGATGAAGCTGCCATGATGATGATGGGGGACTGGGTAAAGGGTGAACTAAACGCATGGGGCTTGGTTACTGATGTGGCTTTTGGCTGTGTGGCAGTGCCGGGAACGACGGATATGCATCTCTATAGCATCGATACGCTGGTGATGTTTGCGGGTAATTACTCGCGGCAGGAGGCGCAGGAAAAGCTCGCTCAGCTGATTGTTTCCGCTTCCGTGCAAGCAGGGTATAACCGGATCAAAGGATCGGTGCCCGTGCGGCGCGATGCCGATATTCGCCTGATGGATAGCTGCTCCCGCTCTTCATGGCAAACGTTTGTAAAAGGCGGCATGGTGCAAGCGCCTAGTCTTACCCATAGAATGGCATCAGACGAAGCCTTAAAAGACGCCATCGTGGCGCAGGTTCACCGCTACTTTACCGATACCCAAATGCCGACCAGCGAGGCACAACGCCGTATGGCAGGAATCGTCCGTGCATTAGGGGCAGGGGAAAAAGATATTTGA
- a CDS encoding response regulator, whose product MSRKILVVDDDQKTRTLLKTYLEKNQYEVYLAHDGASFLAEFARYQEELSLVILDVMLPDTDGFALCQAVRRQSNVAIIMLTANSDETDRIVGLELGADDYIAKPYNPRELLARIKAIHRRSGLDNAIAPRYYHFLGFCLDTVERSLIDPAGVSVVLTGLDFQLLKYFAEHSGQILDRNILAEQTRGRDVGPLDRSLDVQISRLRQRLHDDGKQPELIKTVRGAGYVFSAQVTSSHAP is encoded by the coding sequence ATGAGTCGTAAAATTTTAGTGGTCGATGACGATCAAAAAACCCGCACCCTGCTTAAAACCTATCTGGAAAAAAACCAGTATGAGGTTTACTTGGCCCACGATGGTGCTAGTTTTCTGGCGGAATTTGCCCGCTATCAGGAAGAGTTGAGCTTGGTGATCTTGGATGTGATGCTGCCCGACACCGATGGTTTTGCGCTTTGCCAGGCGGTAAGGCGGCAATCGAATGTGGCCATTATTATGCTGACCGCTAATTCGGATGAAACTGATCGAATTGTGGGGCTGGAGCTGGGTGCGGACGACTATATTGCCAAGCCTTATAATCCGCGCGAGTTACTGGCTCGTATCAAGGCGATTCATCGCCGTAGTGGCTTGGATAACGCCATTGCACCACGTTACTACCATTTTCTTGGTTTTTGCCTGGATACCGTCGAGCGCAGCCTGATCGACCCGGCGGGGGTGAGTGTGGTGCTGACCGGATTGGATTTTCAGCTGCTTAAATACTTTGCCGAGCATTCCGGGCAGATCTTGGATAGAAATATCCTCGCCGAGCAAACCCGTGGCCGAGATGTGGGGCCGCTCGACCGATCATTAGATGTGCAAATCAGCCGCTTGCGCCAGCGCCTACACGATGACGGCAAACAGCCTGAGTTGATTAAAACCGTTAGGGGTGCGGGCTATGTGTTTTCTGCGCAGGTAACCAGTAGCCATGCGCCTTAG
- a CDS encoding ATP-binding protein has protein sequence MRLSPWARRLMPPSLLGRLSLVMVLGVLTTMLIGNWLWANQLKTKAALEVGAAAQHIGAGAASAVRFFQSLPPNYRPILIEQLRDMGGTRFFVSVNRAPVEIQDIPESALSKAVLDMVRVTFSHDLPRLSDVRIGFAMPDGLVVSDEGVTVADLPEEWVQHTLLIKPRPAPVLVIQAEIEPGGWLYLATLMPDPYFLDNGNPLPFDRLLLQGLTLATVLLLSILVVSWITQPLAALSEAAVAFGKGESPTLPETGSREFVRTARAFTAMRERIQLYLEDRERLFASISHDLRTPITRLKLRAELLDDEEAGQAFQEDLDELDMMVKGALQSVKDTDIHENHTELALDQLIGRMVRDAMLAGHDVVYQPCGLKVSAKPLALRRALVNLLDNALFYGKRARIAASPVEGVGVCITLHDDGPGVPVEALPTLFQPYTRLEHGRNSNQQGMGLGLGIAQNIVQAHGGKLELSNHPQGGLLVSVTLP, from the coding sequence ATGCGCCTTAGCCCTTGGGCGCGGCGTTTGATGCCGCCTTCTTTACTGGGGCGTTTATCCCTCGTCATGGTGCTCGGGGTGCTGACCACCATGCTGATTGGTAACTGGCTATGGGCCAATCAGCTTAAAACTAAAGCCGCGCTAGAAGTGGGTGCGGCTGCTCAGCATATTGGCGCGGGGGCCGCTAGTGCGGTGCGTTTTTTCCAAAGTTTGCCGCCGAATTATCGCCCCATCCTGATCGAACAATTGCGTGATATGGGCGGCACCCGTTTTTTTGTCAGTGTCAATCGTGCCCCCGTCGAGATCCAAGATATCCCTGAATCGGCGCTTTCTAAAGCGGTGCTGGATATGGTGCGGGTGACCTTTAGTCATGATTTGCCAAGGCTATCGGATGTGCGGATTGGCTTTGCTATGCCCGATGGCTTGGTCGTGTCGGATGAGGGCGTAACGGTCGCCGATTTACCTGAAGAATGGGTACAGCACACCCTGCTGATTAAGCCTCGCCCCGCACCTGTGCTGGTGATTCAGGCTGAGATCGAGCCGGGGGGCTGGCTGTATTTAGCTACCTTAATGCCCGATCCCTATTTTTTAGACAATGGCAATCCATTGCCGTTTGATCGCTTGCTTTTGCAGGGCTTAACCCTTGCTACTGTATTGTTGCTGTCGATTTTGGTGGTGAGCTGGATTACCCAGCCCCTTGCCGCGCTATCCGAAGCGGCGGTCGCTTTTGGCAAGGGCGAATCGCCCACTTTGCCAGAAACAGGCAGCCGAGAGTTTGTGCGCACCGCGCGTGCGTTTACTGCGATGCGGGAACGAATACAGCTTTATTTGGAGGATAGGGAACGCCTGTTTGCCTCGATATCGCACGATTTGCGCACGCCGATTACCCGGCTGAAATTACGTGCAGAATTACTCGATGATGAAGAAGCGGGCCAGGCATTTCAGGAGGATTTAGACGAGCTGGATATGATGGTGAAAGGCGCTTTGCAAAGCGTAAAAGACACCGATATCCATGAAAACCATACTGAGCTGGCTCTGGACCAACTGATTGGCCGCATGGTAAGGGATGCAATGTTGGCCGGGCATGATGTGGTGTATCAGCCCTGTGGTTTAAAAGTGAGCGCCAAGCCGCTGGCTTTGCGCCGTGCCTTAGTGAACCTGTTGGATAATGCTTTGTTTTACGGCAAAAGGGCGCGTATTGCGGCAAGTCCTGTGGAGGGCGTCGGGGTTTGTATTACCCTGCATGATGATGGCCCCGGTGTGCCTGTTGAGGCGTTGCCAACGCTGTTTCAGCCTTATACACGCTTGGAGCATGGCAGAAATAGCAATCAGCAGGGCATGGGGCTTGGGCTGGGCATTGCGCAAAATATTGTGCAGGCTCATGGTGGAAAGCTGGAGCTGAGCAACCATCCGCAAGGGGGCTTATTGGTTTCAGTCACCTTGCCATGA
- a CDS encoding CHASE domain-containing protein, whose translation MSILSLSRNYRVALRSFVVGLLLTAGLQAWLNFQHQGHAQAQLAHLARDYAERIEFKLDAEINILRGIQNAFIANPNLNKKTFSTILKQQNIQGRFPDFVSVHFIREIKTADLERYIAQRKLDDPGFSVSLNSPRPVYQIVDYVFPESAPLYEPAGTDISSQTSNLIAIEYARDQGRGVASPAYPLNGYKNNPLGFVIHFPIYTPNKPITNQKERRAAFVGSVGAIFTIEKTVTWLGKDIEKNIRLQLQDTGATSGLNEQKKSQIIYPHKNKTHLAPNNELTANALIQFPGRQWRLSLYAPVSAFPQPNLLNYLLWILGISLSAFIAILLQRQRNSRESALDLAEQITQDLRKNEQHYQQMAQLTEESHDLIISRDLQGKIIYANRAARIYFADSTPILLGKNKPLLLSAELAINETPILQECQHSNAEGELHFFELTLFPLYNQEEKHVGSAMFAHDITQHKELFIELQKSRERFASLVEMSADWYWEQDKDCRFTQVSPGFFKQHAINRKSIIGHQRWDLSDGRLSSEEWRVHKAQLDAHKSFHDFIYTMQAGPGSLIIRTSGQPYFNEQGEFLGYRGIGHDITASRNNEQAAQLEQQRIASILNTMADGVITLALNGDIEFMNPAAIHLLNCRTATTIGKHIDHIYRVISAEEHTPLASLLSIALSAVETTPAPREVLLLNARSHSMLIYESLIHLKNSKGTLTGLALIFHAIHRK comes from the coding sequence ATGAGTATTTTATCGCTATCGCGCAACTATCGCGTAGCACTACGCAGTTTCGTAGTGGGGCTTCTGCTCACAGCCGGCTTACAAGCATGGCTTAATTTTCAACACCAAGGCCACGCCCAAGCCCAGCTCGCTCATCTTGCTCGCGACTATGCCGAGCGAATTGAATTTAAACTAGATGCAGAAATCAACATTCTGCGCGGCATACAAAATGCCTTTATTGCCAATCCCAATCTTAATAAAAAAACCTTTTCTACTATTTTAAAACAGCAAAATATTCAAGGCCGCTTCCCTGATTTTGTTTCTGTCCATTTTATCAGGGAAATAAAAACAGCTGATTTAGAAAGATATATTGCACAACGCAAACTTGACGACCCCGGCTTTAGCGTTAGCCTAAACAGCCCTCGCCCCGTATATCAGATTGTTGATTATGTGTTTCCTGAAAGTGCACCTTTGTACGAGCCAGCAGGCACTGATATTAGCTCGCAAACCAGTAATTTAATCGCCATTGAATACGCGCGTGATCAAGGGCGTGGTGTGGCCTCTCCTGCTTACCCGCTCAATGGCTATAAAAATAACCCTCTTGGTTTTGTTATTCATTTTCCGATTTATACACCGAATAAACCAATCACCAATCAAAAGGAAAGACGAGCCGCCTTTGTGGGATCTGTGGGTGCTATTTTTACAATTGAGAAAACGGTTACATGGTTAGGCAAAGATATAGAAAAAAACATACGCCTGCAATTGCAAGATACCGGGGCAACATCAGGCTTAAATGAGCAGAAAAAAAGCCAGATCATCTACCCACATAAGAATAAAACACATCTTGCGCCAAATAATGAATTAACGGCGAATGCCTTAATTCAGTTTCCGGGTCGGCAATGGCGTCTTAGCCTCTATGCCCCAGTGAGTGCATTTCCTCAGCCCAACCTGTTAAATTATCTGCTATGGATTTTAGGTATTTCTCTTTCTGCTTTTATTGCAATACTATTGCAACGCCAAAGAAACAGCCGCGAATCAGCATTAGATTTAGCAGAACAAATCACTCAGGATTTACGTAAGAATGAGCAACACTATCAGCAAATGGCCCAGCTTACCGAGGAATCACACGATTTAATTATCAGCCGTGATTTACAAGGGAAAATTATCTACGCCAATCGGGCTGCACGCATCTATTTTGCAGATAGCACCCCTATTTTATTAGGCAAAAACAAGCCACTATTACTTTCTGCCGAACTGGCGATTAATGAAACGCCCATTTTGCAAGAATGCCAGCATAGCAATGCAGAAGGTGAATTGCATTTTTTCGAGCTTACTTTATTCCCGCTTTATAATCAGGAAGAGAAACACGTAGGCTCGGCTATGTTTGCCCACGATATTACCCAGCATAAAGAATTATTTATAGAGTTACAAAAAAGCCGAGAGCGCTTTGCCTCATTGGTAGAGATGTCGGCGGATTGGTATTGGGAACAGGATAAAGATTGCCGGTTCACGCAAGTTTCGCCCGGCTTTTTTAAGCAGCATGCGATAAACCGTAAATCGATTATTGGCCATCAACGTTGGGATTTAAGTGACGGGCGCTTATCCAGCGAAGAATGGCGCGTACATAAAGCGCAGCTTGATGCCCATAAAAGCTTTCATGATTTTATTTATACCATGCAAGCAGGTCCAGGCAGCCTCATTATCCGCACCTCAGGTCAGCCGTATTTTAATGAGCAAGGGGAGTTTCTTGGCTATCGCGGAATAGGGCATGACATTACCGCCAGCAGAAATAATGAACAAGCCGCTCAGCTAGAGCAGCAAAGAATTGCTTCAATATTAAATACCATGGCCGATGGTGTCATTACCCTCGCTTTAAATGGGGATATTGAATTTATGAATCCAGCGGCCATTCATTTACTCAATTGCCGAACGGCCACAACCATAGGCAAACATATTGATCATATTTACCGTGTTATTTCTGCAGAAGAACACACGCCGCTGGCTTCGCTGCTATCAATCGCACTCAGTGCAGTAGAAACCACCCCCGCCCCCAGAGAAGTGCTACTCCTGAACGCGCGCAGCCATTCTATGCTGATTTATGAATCGCTGATTCATTTGAAAAACAGTAAAGGAACGCTCACTGGGCTGGCTTTGATTTTCCACGCAATTCACCGTAAATAG
- the rsfS gene encoding ribosome silencing factor, protein MNEYTQAMRALAMTALEDIKGKDIIDLDTTELTDLFDCMIVCTGDSNRQVRALANNVAVDLKAKGYEIMSTEGHESGEWVLVDAGSLVVHVMLPPVRDYYDLEQLWGGQKPTFSPLGKPWSAV, encoded by the coding sequence ATGAACGAATACACTCAAGCAATGCGCGCACTTGCAATGACCGCACTGGAAGACATCAAGGGCAAAGATATTATTGACCTAGACACCACTGAACTAACCGATCTGTTTGATTGCATGATTGTTTGTACAGGTGACTCAAACCGCCAGGTTCGCGCATTAGCGAATAATGTAGCCGTTGATCTAAAAGCCAAGGGCTATGAAATCATGAGCACCGAAGGCCACGAATCCGGTGAATGGGTACTGGTTGATGCAGGTTCACTGGTTGTGCATGTAATGCTGCCACCTGTTCGTGATTACTATGATCTGGAACAACTCTGGGGTGGTCAAAAACCAACATTCAGCCCGCTTGGCAAGCCTTGGAGCGCCGTATAA
- the nadD gene encoding nicotinate-nucleotide adenylyltransferase, which yields MQQALGIYGGTFNPVHFGHLALARALRDTFALSEVRLIPTGVPPHRTPDVSATQRLEWLKLSLIGEKNLIADEREVKKGKVSFTFDTLTELQQEQPHSLLVWLIGGDSFAHLPSWYRWQELLEMGHLVVANRPGFDKLPADIAGEFAKRYVEASPQALARGKISVLPTPLMPVSSTTVREKLARGEDVSNLSPIAAILQQSSLYSKNT from the coding sequence ATGCAGCAGGCGCTGGGCATTTACGGCGGCACTTTTAACCCGGTGCACTTTGGACATTTAGCCTTAGCTCGTGCCTTACGAGATACCTTTGCTTTAAGCGAAGTCCGGCTCATTCCAACGGGTGTACCACCACACCGCACACCAGACGTAAGCGCTACGCAACGCCTGGAATGGCTCAAGCTTTCTTTAATTGGTGAGAAAAATCTAATTGCCGATGAAAGAGAAGTAAAAAAAGGGAAGGTCAGCTTTACTTTTGACACCCTGACAGAATTACAACAGGAACAACCGCATAGCCTGTTAGTCTGGCTGATAGGTGGCGATTCATTCGCTCATCTGCCAAGCTGGTATCGATGGCAAGAACTGTTGGAAATGGGGCATTTAGTGGTAGCCAATCGCCCCGGTTTTGACAAACTCCCCGCAGACATAGCAGGGGAATTTGCCAAACGATATGTAGAAGCGTCCCCGCAAGCCTTGGCTCGGGGTAAAATCAGCGTATTACCTACGCCGCTGATGCCCGTTTCTTCAACGACCGTACGTGAGAAGCTTGCACGCGGTGAGGATGTAAGCAATCTAAGCCCGATTGCCGCAATACTGCAGCAATCGAGTCTTTACTCTAAAAACACTTAA